In Porites lutea chromosome 8, jaPorLute2.1, whole genome shotgun sequence, the genomic stretch actatccagtggagtGCACCACCCAATGGATAGAGATTTAACCGGTGGAcagcattatccaccttttgattTGAACACCAGGGGCCAGAACTATCCCTCCAGATCAGTCTTTCTCTAAAAAGTATGTACCTTAGTGGCGGATTTTAAGTAAGAAATCTTGGTGGTTATACCACAGGCCATTGCGCCCTTAAAAAGCCACTTTCGTACTTCAAAGTACTCAAAGCTGctgtaaattaaaaaagtaCATTCGTATCCACCCTTATGTATATCTACTCGTATGCTACCTGCATGTGACACGCATGTACTTGTATATAGCCTGCgtgcaggcgcaaaaaggggagggagagagagaaaagccTATAAAAGAAAAGGGAACCCCCTCCGTTACCCCCCCATCTTTTCTTCCTCTCGGTCCAACCCCTTCCGACGGCTGGGGCACAGGCTATATCTAACTCGTGTAGTATGCTTGTTCTATTTCTTGGCGCTCGACCTTGGACGTAATAAGCATTATTCGGTCTTTTCATGAGCCTTTGCGTGAAAGCTTCTTGTAAGCAGCACGAGACGTCGCGTGATGACGATGGTTAACCACACGTAACATAAAAACGGTCATGGTAGTGAACCCTAAATTAACTTCAGTCCTTGGAATATTAATATTGTTGCTTAATAAAACTGTTCCGTATCTCCGGGGATTCATCCCCTGGACCTGGTGTACACCACATGGTAAAGGTGCTGCAACCTTAACAATGAAGGTCAGGCGTACGTACACTTGTGATGTTTACACCTGACCTTACTGGATTAAACCCATCATAGCCTTGACTTGTCCGCTACTGAGCACACGACGTTGTTTTATCCATCTATAGCATTTGATTGATCGTGGACAGTTCATGCACTGGTCCAAAGTTCATTTTCAGGCAGTAACTTGTCTTATCACAAGATCTTTATAGATCTGTTGTACTAAACCGTTCGTAGGAGTTTGAAGAGTGTTTATACCGAAAATTGTCCACATCTCTGACATGAAGCcaatttttattagttctttagTTGTGACTTTTGTCACGATTACATGTGCAGCGCCAACAGCCTGGATATACGGTGAgtaagctttttctttttttcataacagAAGACGCGGGCAAAACCTTAAGCAGGACAAGCTACGGTTTATCATCATCCTTAACTGAGAAGACGAGAAAGTCTAACTGTTTGCCGGTttcagcactttcttctcatttacataaaaaccctGAGTGATGGTCCTGCCAGGGGTTTGAACCAGTGGCTTCCCGCTCAGAAGACCGGCGATTGCGATATTTACTTCTCCATGTTTATATATTTTACCTCTCACTGTTTATTCCCAGCTTTTGATGATAAGCAGTAAAGTCAACAACTGCTTTATTGTCACTGGGAGGGTGGGGTGCTTATTAAAGGCATTGATTGTTGGACGGGGGCCCTCTTTTCAATTAAATGAGATACGTCCAAGCTTTCGAATGATGTAGTTTCCTAAACTCATTTAAAACCACAGCTTTTACTTGTTTTACGGgtaatttttatcaatttttagcAGGATAAAGACTATTATCCTTAAAAGATCttctcattttaatttctaGGCATTCATGAGAAGGATGTGATTCCGCAAGCAACGAAGGCCATTTATCAAAAGTGCACGCCCACCTGTGAAGTGGATACTTGTAGATGCTGCACGGAgatgcaaaaaacaaaaggtacCTGTAGACCTTCTCAATTTATATTAAAGTTTGtctatttttagcaaaaaaaatggaatgatATTCAATTAGAAAACGACATGCTTTCAAGTAAATACCTGGATCATTATAATTCCTGTTAAACTGAAAGCGAAAGAACTAAAAAGAGTACAAACTGTTTTCATTTTGTCGAACTTTTAGTACTTTTAGTTTTTGACAAACAAGCGATCAAAATGAAGAAATAGTCGGTAGAAATGGGCTACTCTGCCGTTCGCGTGAAAAAACACGTGGTGCTTCGCGAAATTTTAAGCTTTGGATTAGAAGAAATTATTGTCGCTATTATATTACATAGTCTGCGTGAGCTTTTGTTCGTTTAATCGTTTCTACTCTTTTGCTTGCATAGTCACATTAActtaacataatttttttctttaattgtttttactcttttgtttttttaacagtgTGCATGACAGTTAAATACATTTCTccggtaagctgttttttttttcgcagcaAAAACCATTTTGCTCGAGGGTGGAAGGGAGGGGTTAGTGGTGTCGCTGTCGAGACGAGCATTTTATCTGGAAAGGGACGCTTTGAAAAACGGGGCCGTAGACTTTTTCTACCTGCTGGGTTATGTATTCTCCTTCATTCCACTTTGCCTTGTTCTGTTTGCAAGCTAGTTCTGTGGCGTCTGCGTTTGACCGTCCTAAAGGAACTAATCACGCCAAATTTAATTACAGTACTACATAACTGCAAATTTTTCAACAGGAGGCCTCCAAttactaacctgagatcaggctctattttcgtttcgctttgaaaattacattccggcgggcatggcgaaacgaaaagagaggcccaattttagcggtagccgttagagagaatgtatgagaaccgctaaaattgggcccgATCTCAGGTTATCCAGTTACTGAAAAGTGCCTCCCGGGAGTGTCCACtatataaaatgtaaaaaaaaggtCATTTATGGAAATAAAACGCGTCTTACAAAGACGCGAACTGTTTCACTCATGATCATACGAACAGTGCGTATAAAATGGTTCGAGTCTTACGTTGTTTATGCTGATGTGTCATGTAAGATCGACTCGTCTTTTTttttagctaagccgcgtcttttTTTTCGGACAAATTGTGCTATTTATACTGGAAGTTCGTATTCATATTTTTCCTCGTCCAAATGACCCTATAAAAAATCGAgcaacaaaaacagcaaaggGTAGCTACTACTAaactaaaatacaaaattacTAAGagataaaaatctaaaaatgaGAAGTTAGAAGAAATACACTATTAACAAACAAGAGATTGATCACCTACTCTAGTTTGAGACTTTCTTTGTTCGTTCTTCTTAAttcgagggtctcaatggggttaaccgataggcgtaaaagaCCCGTacaacggccaaaaatttagtcgatagccgtaaaaattgaaaaattttaaccgttagccgtaaatacaGTAAAAAGGAGTTAACCGTTAAAGAAACTGTTCCCTAGATTGGCTACATTTCAGggaggtactaaactcacttatggttgcgttttttatttcctggctagcgtgactccgtacgcatgttaggcgaagcgccttttaggtgttgaccaagacctaggctccatttccgccactctctcggggaactaattttttccatagcgaaagtgtggcttcttgctggggattaacatttgcgattttcaggaggtcgtgccctcgaaacactagtgaaacaaaacgcagagatgtcactgtttgaaaaacacgttgccgataaacaatatttccctgtttttctctgacgctacggtagacattacCATGCCTAGttcctgtacggcgtcttcctaCGCAacctcggtcaaggcatttcggtggcaaactcgcttggaccacgtgacccgaaactcATTAGCCACGCGGAAAAATGAAgtctacggacaaggcaacggcagacagtcgttccgtacagtccttcgctatcataaAAAACACtagacacgggaattttgttattggccgttttcacgctagagctacaaatggattatccgtctgagactagcctgtgtacagtcacaccctccccacagacaccccttctccgagtTTTTCTGAAGGGAGGGAGCGGccgtacacaggctatctgaagcggataatcctgtcttcaaactgtccgtcgaaattgacggataaagtcaggcggattgttcattcaaaactaaaactattccattttcaaattaataaGTATTAGCTATtcgacgcgaatcatcaaacggataacccgtctcacacgaataattcGTCCCTGGTGTGAAAaaggccatttctgttataatgaatgtcgcggcccggccttgagttgggcttTTTCGTGaccgcttttgctttttcacaaagattatttttaaattgactattggcatttctatgtgtaaaataatattagaagtgaaatactttataaaaagtatgatctaccaaatgttagaatttttgaaaagaatagCTTGTTTGATCctgagatgatccgaagacctttgttttgatttaaagacacaaaaaatacaggttaattattatttaactttttgaaacaaaagaagttaatttttaacttttttgttaaccgtaactgaaaaaaaataaccgatagccgtaaaagaggcaaaattttagccgataaccgtaaaagccaccaccccattgagaccctctaatTCGGAGTAATGATTTTGGAAtgctgtggggggggggggggggggggcgacaGGGGGGCCACAACCTCCTGCTTCCCGTACCCCGTTTTCCGGGGCTCCCGCCCCCCTGTCCCCCTTCAGAATGCTTGAGACTGTGTCATTTCCGATGTTTTTAGACTACACTGACTCCCCAAACCAAATTTAAAGAGTGGGggatgctgaaaaaaaaaaaaaaaacgtccaAAATATGCTTAAAAGTCAACCCGAAATTTTCTATCCAAGCAAAttaataattctttttgtctttagAACGTGCGATTTACCCTGAATTGGATCGCCCGAGCTATTACCATCGCCGCGAAAGCGGCAAAAGGTACAGTACTACAAATGATGCTATCTCCGAAAAGATTTATACCAAGTAGAACTTTAAGCTTGGCTGATTTTGCATAATTTTGATAGTGAGGTGACAGATCATTTTTTGCTAAGGAACGTGTTTACTagagaaaaaattatttatttatggtCTTTCTTTTGACATTTAGACTTGCCGGCTCCCAAACCCATGTGTTTTCCTTCCAATGAGAATCCTTTTGTGAAGATCTGCattaaaatttccaaaatatCAGTGGAGAAGGACCATGCCGGGGGATGCTTTTCAGTGAGTTTTTCAGATTCCCCTGAGAGTATAGCTCTTGGTTGCCTCTTCGTGGGAGGTGGTGGTCTTGGCAATGAACCACTTTTGGACCAGGAGCTATTGGTACCTGCAGTCATAGACGCAATACTATCAGAACCAGTTATACCACTACTTCCATTCTTACAAGAAGACCCTCAATCGGCAGTGGAGCCAGTTCAAGCAGTACCTTTGATGCCCTCCATTCAGGAAAACCCCAAAGACTCTGTGAACACCGTACCAGCATCAGTACCGCTACTGGTACCTCCTCAACCGGGACCTAAACCTATCATGGAAGCCGCACGACTGGCATCCGACCAACAATTGGTACCTTTCAGACAGGAGGCCTTAatgcaatttttaaagtttttttttgtgttttatatgtaCACATCACCTTGCGTCGCAGACATTCTAAAGCCCTGGAGTTCAGCTGTCTACTGTGGGTTTCgagtagactgcgagcagcctctctttttttccagatttagtaaggggagtgcacgcacgcgcgagcgttgagcggcgaggccgcgagacgcgagaaacgagggcggcagcctgAGAAACCTCTCCTGTCTCGCGCCTTTactcacgcgcgtggtcatttgtgtgtctcgggcgttttgctcgacggaccaaaaaaaagagagactgctcgtagtctaggtTTCGAGTGACAAGTCCGGATGCAAGGCATAGGGATTATAATATTTGGATTTCCAGCTACGTGACTCTAGCCAACTAATGAGAAATAAATGTGGGGCCTTTTTTTACCACGTCAGAGCAACCGACAGAAAGCTACACGGAAGCGATGACAACTTTAATTCCCATGTATAAACACTGTTAACCATTCTTTTCTTGATCAATTCATCATATTTGCTCTGAAGTTGGTCGTTTTTAATGCTCGAAACCTCCAGCTTTTCAGAAAATCCCTTTACTTTGACTAAGCTGTCTGTATACTTAAGTATAGTAACTCACAAATCCTGCCGAAAAACGTACATATCCCCTTCGATCAAATTATTTGATTTTAGGACGGCAAGATCAGTCACTATTCTTATGAGGAGGACTCAATGATCAACGACGCCACAGATGTTATGATATTCAACGAAAATAATTGTAACTGCTCAAAGTCACCCCCTTCCTGCAATTGCTGCGTCCTGGTGAAAGGGCCTTTTTTCCCCATCAAAGGTAAATACATGTAATGTTATACTCAACTgaaaaaatcagtgaaaaaaatgGTCGTCTGGATctgttgtgaagtatttgaaaattattttaagatCTTGGACGTCTCACCTTTTaagtttcgtttttgtttcatcAAGTGGGTCAAGGTTATATAGTCTTGATTTTCTCCTCGTACTGTTTTCCTGTTGGTCTTTTCCTTAATGCTATTTTAGGAATCTTCTTCGCTTTCCATTATCAGATGTTAGTTTCTCGaaggtggtcgtgtttgtgaTGATAGAGCTGACCTTGGTTCATTCGTCTCGTTGTAGTTCCTGTTTGGGTTTAGTTAATCAGCGTTTAAGCTTTTCATTGGTTTGTAGCTTCTTGCCGATCGCAACCATGTAGTCAGTAATACCAAAACATTATCCAAACCAAGTTCACCTTGATTTCATTCCCATGGAGTCAgttaacccaaacatgtccaactttggctataaaaacgctactatacttgaactagttTAAAAAGAGTTAGAAGAGTGAGAAGATTAAGATTGTTAGCAGAAGTCAAAGACGAATAAAgaccaagatgtaaatcagatccCTGCTCGAACCACCCCCACACTTCTATACAGTCGTCACCCGACGCTCCTCCTCCAGCAAGAGTTAAAGGGGGAGTAGTTTGTTTTATACAAgtcattgattgattgactgattaatTGATTAATGACCATTAATTGAtactttcattcattcattgggCCTTGATTGATTCACTCTGTCTTTCGATTTTACATTCAAAGCTGAAATTTATGTTTCTTAACTGAGGCACTTTTTAATTGATTTTCTTTCAGCCTGTATCCATGCAGACATAGATGAATCTTTCTTGGTAAGTCAGCAAAAACACAGCTCATTATAAAACTTAAACAGTTTAACCTTTTTCCCATATACTGAAATAATGTTCATTGATTACGCATGGTTTAGGCGTGACCTTTAAAAGTGGAATTTCAAGATAGATGTGTGAGAATTGAATCACGAAAGTATTCTCATTTGGGGTGGACCTAAGTTGTCTGCGTCCACTGAAAATGGGTGATCGGAATCCTGCTATCAAAAAGCCTTTTCCCATCAGACATATTTACCAAGGGTCAAATCCAAGATACATCGATGTTCAACCATGCCACGGCTAGTATATTCTGAAACAAGAAACAACTAAATAATACTCTCTTATTTTCAACTATAGCAGTGATTGGTTAAGACCAAAATCATGACACGTCACAACTGGAATATATGTTTCTAGGAATAAGTAGTATATTGAGCTAATTTGTTATATAGAGGCAGCCTTGACTTTTGGCCAATCAAATGATACCTCTTTAGCTTCGCCCAGATTGGCACCGCCTGCCGAAAGCGCTCGATAGACCTCAAAAAGGGTCGAGGTTAAACACCTCAGTTACACGAGCAAGGTTCCGAAAAATTATCCTTGGAAAGTTTTATTAGTAAATAGCGAACATTTTTTCTCGACGGTTACGTtgggaaaaactga encodes the following:
- the LOC140946551 gene encoding uncharacterized protein → MKPIFISSLVVTFVTITCAAPTAWIYGIHEKDVIPQATKAIYQKCTPTCEVDTCRCCTEMQKTKVCMTVKYISPNVRFTLNWIARAITIAAKAAKDLPAPKPMCFPSNENPFVKICIKISKISVEKDHAGGCFSVSFSDSPESIALGCLFVGGGGLGNEPLLDQELLVPAVIDAILSEPVIPLLPFLQEDPQSAVEPVQAVPLMPSIQENPKDSVNTVPASVPLLVPPQPGPKPIMEAARLASDQQLDGKISHYSYEEDSMINDATDVMIFNENNCNCSKSPPSCNCCVLVKGPFFPIKACIHADIDESFLGFNLSLTINDWKLFEMHITGKKEFTKCEVLNILGTDMKVCIRLTDLSLRPGHIGGCVDIIIPEIQLEERLGCFFMNRLGIRK